Proteins found in one Fundidesulfovibrio terrae genomic segment:
- a CDS encoding cupredoxin domain-containing protein: MRGITIPLLVALLFAVCTVAMTASPALAQQDEQVVTVTAKQYEFSPQTITVKKGTPVVLELTSLDRLHGFSCPALKLRSDIPPGKTTTVRFVPDKVGTFPFHCDNFCGSGHEHMIGTITVTE; encoded by the coding sequence ATGCGCGGCATCACGATCCCATTGCTGGTCGCCTTGTTGTTCGCGGTTTGCACGGTGGCCATGACGGCCTCGCCCGCTCTCGCGCAGCAGGACGAGCAGGTCGTCACGGTCACTGCGAAACAGTACGAGTTTTCCCCCCAAACGATCACTGTGAAGAAGGGAACTCCCGTGGTCCTCGAGTTGACGTCACTGGACAGGCTGCACGGATTCTCCTGCCCGGCCCTCAAGCTCCGCAGCGACATCCCCCCCGGGAAAACCACCACCGTGCGTTTCGTCCCGGACAAGGTCGGGACGTTCCCCTTCCACTGCGACAATTTCTGCGGTTCCGGTCACGAACACATGATCGGGACCATCACCGTCACCGAATAG